One window of Alkaliphilus metalliredigens QYMF genomic DNA carries:
- a CDS encoding DDE-type integrase/transposase/recombinase, with amino-acid sequence MTVKKQCELIDLPRSTAYHKPVDVPPSQDEINIKNAIDRIHFEEPSYGVRRIKNELHNNSFTHVGRRLVKRYMEEMGIVCFYPGPNLSKRAKQSKTYPYLLRHLNINRPNQVWSIDITYIGTPTGFVYLTALIDWYSRYIVGYGISDTLQTDMVTRVIKDAVKSYGVPEIINSDQGSQVRQEVA; translated from the coding sequence GTGACAGTAAAAAAACAGTGTGAGTTAATAGATCTTCCTAGGTCAACAGCATACCATAAGCCTGTTGATGTGCCTCCTTCCCAAGATGAGATCAATATTAAGAATGCCATAGACCGTATTCACTTTGAAGAGCCATCTTATGGTGTCAGAAGGATCAAAAATGAACTACACAATAATAGCTTTACCCATGTTGGAAGGAGGCTTGTAAAGCGTTATATGGAGGAAATGGGGATTGTTTGCTTCTACCCTGGACCAAACCTAAGTAAGAGAGCAAAGCAGTCTAAAACGTATCCCTATCTTCTAAGGCACTTAAATATTAATCGCCCAAATCAAGTGTGGTCTATTGATATAACTTACATTGGAACGCCAACTGGATTTGTGTACTTAACAGCCCTAATTGACTGGTATTCACGCTATATTGTAGGCTATGGCATCAGTGACACTCTGCAAACAGACATGGTAACTCGTGTCATAAAGGATGCCGTAAAAAGTTATGGAGTCCCTGAAATTATAAATAGTGATCAAGGAAGCCAGGTGCGACAAGAAGTCGCATAA
- a CDS encoding ATP-binding protein — protein MKDLRICKPEVKEISLFREVAKNIVNPLEVIREGISNSHDADAKHISIVIYRNKSGKFVLEMQDDGKGMNFNNIQSFFNLGDSNKDNVGIGEKGLGTKIYFKSEKIILYTQVREGEAYKATMDKPWEALMSNMMPEYIVEKIKPSPGKIGTTICIEGYIIDNPEKYFNFDTVLDYILWFTAAGSFKTFFANYPELHKYVYNLQVAPRVFIDDKINCINEEIAGTHQFHPPQEKPKEDPYEVIYKKSVNYCRHFGPYHRATNINGEYVSFQLYGTVSGTNCRKKISKLRQGKSLKSRFGIYLAKDFIPITKATGLILEPNQHHFHLLLNSQSFELTADRNNITNFDDPKVKWVLEEAKKIINEDIVSLAEEGYFMLRKQEEIEHSLQDKRRSLYTRLAKFDKIAELGMDEIPILKSPDNEAQVALIFSALMANKISRKKIKHINKIGHYSYQSATDMVCVNQNNEKILVEVEYKLSNLFKHDHPYETFDCVVCWRVDLDVNEKKKMKDGNIMNLVYEDGEWLLKYGTKKMIPVIELSSIVDSLKNWK, from the coding sequence GTGAAGGACTTGAGGATATGTAAACCAGAAGTAAAAGAAATATCATTATTCAGAGAAGTAGCGAAAAACATTGTGAATCCTTTAGAAGTTATAAGAGAAGGGATTAGTAATTCGCACGATGCAGATGCAAAGCATATATCTATTGTAATTTATAGAAACAAGAGTGGTAAGTTTGTACTAGAAATGCAGGATGACGGAAAAGGAATGAACTTTAACAATATACAAAGTTTCTTTAACTTAGGAGATTCTAATAAAGATAATGTTGGTATTGGAGAAAAGGGGTTAGGGACTAAAATATATTTTAAGAGTGAAAAAATTATACTTTATACACAAGTCAGAGAAGGTGAAGCTTATAAAGCAACTATGGATAAGCCATGGGAAGCGCTTATGAGCAATATGATGCCAGAATACATAGTTGAAAAAATAAAACCTAGCCCTGGGAAAATTGGTACTACTATATGTATAGAGGGCTATATTATAGATAATCCTGAAAAGTATTTTAACTTTGATACTGTACTCGATTATATTCTTTGGTTTACAGCAGCAGGGAGTTTTAAAACATTTTTTGCAAACTATCCAGAGTTGCATAAATATGTATATAATCTACAAGTAGCACCAAGAGTATTTATAGATGATAAGATTAATTGCATAAACGAGGAAATCGCAGGAACACATCAATTCCATCCTCCTCAGGAAAAGCCTAAAGAAGATCCTTACGAGGTAATATATAAAAAGTCAGTAAACTATTGCCGACACTTTGGACCTTACCATAGGGCTACTAATATTAATGGAGAATATGTTTCTTTTCAACTATATGGTACAGTTTCGGGAACTAATTGCAGAAAAAAAATTAGCAAACTGAGGCAAGGAAAATCGTTAAAATCAAGATTTGGTATCTATTTGGCAAAGGACTTTATACCAATTACAAAAGCAACAGGATTAATTTTGGAACCAAATCAACATCATTTTCACTTACTATTAAACTCTCAGTCCTTTGAATTAACAGCAGATAGAAATAATATTACAAACTTTGATGATCCAAAAGTTAAGTGGGTACTAGAAGAGGCTAAAAAGATCATTAATGAAGACATTGTATCATTAGCTGAAGAAGGATATTTTATGTTAAGGAAGCAAGAAGAGATAGAACATTCTTTACAAGATAAGAGAAGGAGCTTATATACACGATTAGCGAAGTTTGACAAAATTGCTGAATTAGGCATGGATGAAATACCTATATTAAAAAGTCCTGATAATGAAGCGCAGGTAGCATTGATTTTTTCTGCATTGATGGCTAATAAAATAAGTCGAAAAAAAATAAAGCATATAAACAAGATTGGTCATTATTCTTACCAATCAGCAACAGATATGGTGTGTGTAAATCAGAATAATGAAAAAATCTTAGTGGAAGTAGAATATAAACTTAGCAACTTATTTAAACATGATCATCCTTATGAAACATTTGATTGTGTAGTATGTTGGAGGGTTGATCTAGATGTAAATGAGAAGAAAAAGATGAAAGATGGTAATATCATGAATCTTGTTTATGAGGATGGAGAGTGGCTTTTAAAATATGGAACGAAGAAAATGATCCCTGTAATAGAGTTAAGCTCAATTGTTGATAGTTTGAAAAACTGGAAATAG
- a CDS encoding recombinase family protein, producing MISTSKVRAEHLNRMAIVYIRQSTLTQVRYNQESTQRQYALQEKALSLGWTQEQIQIIDEDLGISGSGRSLRQGFQQLVAQVSLGQVGAIFGLEISRLARSCADLLRLLELCALSNTIVVDEDGIYDLSDFNDRLILGFKGTMSEAELHFLRSRMLGGKKNKAKKGTLRFPLPVGYVYDIDGQTALDPDEEVQIAVRNVFHAFQASGSAYGVVKYFAKNTLRFPKRAYGGAWAGKLVWGTLTHSRVLGILYNPSYAGAYVYGRYHDQKSVDPQGLFIHHTIRLPMEQWEVLIPNHHPAYITWENYEKNLQQLQNNRTNLEKSGPAREGTALLQGVVLCGKCGRRMTVRYTGNGGIYPVYECKGRWEHGLRATCTTVPATIIDQVVTTRLMQIIQPAELDLALKVTDKLLKGEDDADKGWSLSLERAKYEANRAERQYQQVEPENRLVARSLEARWNEKLTELAQIQEQYAQYKSRQSWQPTEEDKAQILSLAKELPRIWYAATTTAKDRKRILRMLLEDITIFAEARQSDIRLGLRWRNQSHEEINATKPLPKSMARKHTSETVEQVRKLSDTMTDSQIADYFNESGHHTPEGKLFTVDSIKWIRYSHKIKRLSMQQQGLSVKDVAEQFNVAPGVVYYWIKHGILEAKKFAPGWPWNIQLDKQKEIELREWVQKSGHLSKMTQGL from the coding sequence ATGATATCAACATCGAAAGTGAGAGCAGAACACTTGAATCGAATGGCGATTGTTTATATCAGACAATCAACTTTGACCCAAGTTCGTTACAATCAAGAGAGCACCCAACGCCAATATGCGCTTCAGGAGAAAGCTCTAAGCCTTGGGTGGACCCAGGAACAAATTCAGATCATCGACGAAGACCTTGGAATTTCAGGGTCGGGGCGTTCCCTTCGACAGGGATTTCAGCAACTCGTCGCACAAGTCTCTTTGGGTCAAGTTGGAGCCATTTTTGGTCTCGAGATTTCCCGACTAGCACGCTCCTGTGCAGATCTCCTGAGGCTTTTGGAACTCTGTGCGCTATCCAACACAATTGTAGTGGATGAAGACGGCATCTATGATCTTAGCGATTTTAACGACCGTCTCATTCTTGGATTCAAAGGGACAATGAGCGAAGCTGAACTGCATTTTCTTCGTTCCCGCATGCTCGGTGGGAAGAAGAATAAAGCTAAAAAGGGTACACTGCGTTTTCCGCTACCTGTTGGTTATGTCTACGATATTGATGGTCAAACAGCTCTAGATCCTGACGAAGAGGTCCAAATTGCTGTGCGCAATGTCTTCCACGCTTTTCAAGCCAGTGGCAGTGCTTATGGTGTCGTCAAGTATTTTGCTAAAAACACGCTTCGTTTTCCTAAACGAGCTTATGGAGGCGCATGGGCTGGGAAACTTGTTTGGGGAACTCTTACTCACAGCCGAGTTCTCGGAATTTTGTATAATCCAAGCTATGCTGGAGCCTATGTATATGGGCGCTATCATGATCAAAAGAGTGTAGATCCTCAGGGGCTATTTATCCACCATACCATTCGTCTACCTATGGAACAATGGGAAGTCCTTATCCCTAACCATCATCCAGCCTATATTACATGGGAAAACTACGAAAAAAATCTCCAGCAGCTGCAGAATAATCGTACCAATCTTGAGAAAAGTGGTCCAGCTCGAGAAGGTACTGCTCTACTTCAGGGTGTGGTGCTGTGTGGGAAATGTGGCCGGCGCATGACTGTTCGCTATACGGGCAATGGTGGTATTTATCCTGTATATGAATGTAAAGGAAGGTGGGAGCATGGTCTTCGAGCTACATGCACCACAGTTCCAGCTACAATAATCGATCAAGTTGTCACAACCAGGCTTATGCAAATCATTCAACCAGCAGAATTGGACCTTGCCCTTAAAGTCACCGATAAACTGTTAAAAGGAGAAGATGATGCCGATAAAGGATGGTCTTTGTCTTTGGAACGTGCAAAGTATGAAGCTAACCGTGCGGAACGCCAGTACCAGCAGGTAGAGCCTGAAAATCGTTTAGTTGCACGCAGCCTCGAAGCTCGATGGAACGAAAAACTTACAGAGTTAGCGCAAATTCAAGAGCAATATGCACAATACAAATCTCGTCAAAGTTGGCAACCTACTGAAGAAGATAAAGCTCAAATTCTTTCTTTGGCAAAAGAATTGCCTCGTATTTGGTATGCAGCTACTACTACAGCTAAAGATCGAAAACGTATATTGCGGATGCTCCTTGAAGATATCACTATATTTGCAGAAGCAAGACAATCAGATATTCGGCTGGGTCTACGATGGAGAAATCAATCTCATGAAGAAATTAATGCTACAAAACCTCTGCCGAAATCAATGGCTCGCAAACACACGTCAGAAACGGTAGAACAGGTCCGAAAATTATCTGATACAATGACTGACAGTCAAATTGCAGATTACTTCAACGAATCCGGCCACCATACACCAGAAGGAAAATTGTTTACAGTCGATTCCATCAAGTGGATTCGATATTCACACAAGATAAAAAGGCTTTCTATGCAACAGCAAGGGTTATCTGTAAAAGATGTAGCCGAACAATTCAATGTCGCACCTGGTGTCGTCTATTACTGGATTAAACATGGTATTTTAGAGGCAAAAAAATTCGCTCCAGGTTGGCCTTGGAATATTCAATTAGATAAACAAAAAGAAATAGAATTGAGAGAATGGGTTCAAAAGTCGGGACACTTGTCAAAAATGACACAGGGTCTCTGA
- a CDS encoding helix-turn-helix domain-containing protein: MGNRNIIGKNIKRLRELKFITQEQLAARLNIQGIEVDRPMISRIESQTRSLLDYEILGIAKALGVSINDLFEGTNSHH, from the coding sequence ATGGGGAATAGGAATATTATTGGCAAAAACATAAAACGGTTAAGAGAATTAAAGTTCATCACTCAAGAACAGCTAGCTGCGAGATTAAATATCCAGGGGATAGAAGTAGACAGACCTATGATTTCTAGAATAGAAAGTCAGACTAGAAGTTTATTAGATTATGAGATATTGGGTATCGCTAAAGCACTTGGTGTAAGTATTAATGATTTATTTGAAGGTACGAATAGTCACCATTAA
- a CDS encoding TIGR04540 family protein — protein sequence MITYFKSQKDLANALINLIDSYWCSEINEQLFLERINEIVSKNNEKVYREEDYTSVIRQRLGKRRIELLDKVLK from the coding sequence ATGATTACATATTTTAAGAGTCAAAAAGATCTTGCAAATGCACTTATTAACCTAATAGATTCATATTGGTGCTCTGAAATTAATGAACAATTGTTTTTGGAACGAATTAACGAAATTGTATCAAAAAATAATGAAAAGGTTTACCGTGAAGAAGATTATACAAGCGTTATAAGACAACGCTTAGGTAAGAGACGAATAGAATTACTAGATAAAGTTTTGAAATAA
- a CDS encoding reverse transcriptase domain-containing protein: MQTLYALALEPIAETNADTISFGFRRGRSAKDACEQVFCVLARDCSPKWILEGDIKGCFDNINHDWLQSNIPMDKRIMKQFLKSGFIYRGELFPTETGSPQGGAISSLYANMTLDGLQKVIQDKYHRNSRGRITNHYRAKTKVNLVRYADDFIITANSKETAEELKKVVSSFLETRGLMLSEEKTMITHIDDGFDFLGWSFRKFKGKLIVKPSKDSIKSLIRKCSIIILKEGKASTQSELIRRLNLVLKGWTNYHKHAVASHAFSYINNILYLLLQRWVKHRHPNKNQWWRLHRYWHVKDGKPWVFMTDDYTLINLRKIKIIRHPKLQISKTPLLDRHYYLKRRIKLRMLNAA, encoded by the coding sequence ATGCAAACCCTATACGCACTCGCACTAGAACCCATTGCAGAAACCAACGCGGATACTATCTCCTTTGGTTTTCGTAGAGGACGCAGTGCAAAAGACGCATGTGAGCAAGTATTTTGCGTACTTGCTAGAGATTGCTCCCCGAAATGGATTCTTGAAGGAGACATTAAAGGTTGCTTCGACAACATCAATCATGACTGGTTACAATCCAACATTCCTATGGATAAAAGGATTATGAAACAGTTCCTAAAATCAGGCTTCATCTACAGAGGAGAACTATTTCCAACAGAAACTGGATCACCGCAAGGTGGAGCTATCTCAAGTCTCTATGCAAACATGACTTTAGATGGCCTTCAAAAAGTCATTCAAGATAAATACCATCGAAACTCTAGAGGAAGGATAACTAACCACTACCGAGCTAAAACGAAAGTCAACCTAGTACGATATGCTGATGATTTTATTATCACAGCGAATTCAAAAGAAACTGCTGAAGAACTCAAAAAGGTTGTCAGCTCATTCCTCGAAACAAGAGGATTGATGTTATCAGAAGAAAAAACCATGATAACACATATAGACGATGGATTCGACTTCCTTGGATGGTCATTTAGAAAATTTAAGGGAAAACTCATTGTAAAACCCTCAAAGGATTCAATCAAAAGCTTGATTAGGAAATGCTCAATCATAATTTTAAAAGAAGGAAAAGCAAGTACACAATCAGAATTAATACGAAGACTAAACCTAGTACTTAAAGGATGGACGAACTATCACAAACACGCTGTAGCGAGTCATGCCTTTTCGTACATCAACAATATACTATACCTATTACTGCAGCGATGGGTTAAACATCGCCATCCAAACAAAAACCAATGGTGGCGACTTCATCGATATTGGCACGTGAAAGATGGAAAACCGTGGGTATTTATGACTGATGATTACACTCTTATCAACCTTAGGAAGATAAAGATAATTAGACATCCGAAGCTTCAAATTTCAAAAACACCCCTCTTGGATAGACATTACTACTTGAAGAGAAGAATTAAACTCCGCATGCTTAATGCCGCCTGA
- a CDS encoding integrase core domain-containing protein encodes MSGKLSRTVLRRGRGSNPFSLVEFTSLSYIDLIKSYKTSKISMDGKGRATDNIAIERIFRSYKWERLYLLYPETVAEVKAMTKEYITKYPYKRGHQSYDYKTPSEVYYSHQMLEA; translated from the coding sequence ATGAGCGGGAAACTCTCACGTACGGTTCTTAGACGAGGAAGAGGGAGTAATCCCTTTTCTTTAGTCGAGTTCACATCATTAAGCTACATTGACTTAATAAAAAGCTATAAAACAAGTAAAATCAGTATGGACGGCAAAGGTCGTGCCACAGATAATATTGCAATTGAAAGGATTTTCCGATCATATAAATGGGAACGCTTGTATTTGTTGTACCCTGAAACTGTGGCAGAAGTAAAGGCAATGACAAAGGAATATATAACAAAGTACCCCTACAAACGAGGGCATCAAAGCTATGACTATAAAACTCCATCAGAAGTTTATTACAGTCATCAGATGCTTGAAGCTTAA
- a CDS encoding DUF5372 family protein, with protein MAGSARITQKLNPLLGSLTITHPFHPLCGQNYDILEVKKFNGLQRYSLRTDSGVICVPESWTDRQIHKLDFHMTHFDAFTLKELAQLLQSLEVSVNLFDKSKQEE; from the coding sequence TTGGCAGGGTCAGCACGAATTACACAAAAACTCAATCCCCTTTTAGGAAGTCTTACAATTACTCATCCATTTCATCCTTTATGTGGACAAAATTATGACATCCTTGAAGTAAAAAAATTCAACGGTTTGCAAAGATATTCTTTGCGTACGGATTCTGGTGTCATATGTGTCCCTGAGTCTTGGACGGATCGGCAAATACACAAGCTGGATTTTCACATGACTCACTTTGATGCATTCACCCTAAAAGAATTAGCTCAACTTCTTCAAAGCTTAGAAGTATCCGTAAATCTTTTTGACAAATCTAAGCAAGAGGAATAA
- a CDS encoding tyrosine-type recombinase/integrase, producing the protein MNKLEEQETGQLYAKSINYNEIIIGNSRFCDDIWDLTPLMESTNIHPCRKKIKFLNIESEDMKFTAKQYTYYKLGQISPRTVLEKIRTCLSTFIKFAKLKKFNSFAQVDKVVFYEYVDWLQNSYRIQTGKNNGMQLSRSTGYKKSQCIEEIIKVGQIKGWNVCHFNFTQMNSWEQWKPDEGKRDRKYKPIPENVFNRILDCAINKEKNIITKAAIIIQSQTGLRISEVLSIKENCIQSTDNNSYYLEVQISKTVKGEPENHKVFVNELVVNAVRELEESTKELRRNSGLRELFIFKRYGIVVVNPEKFTNDHLSRFIKRWNIIDDEGKLYGLRSHQFRATLVRELIKKQIPLAYIMKHFNHVSIEMTAHYLTLSQKEIKEMYADMILRPQSKLGGIKANELKTSLQKEFKGKTVKEVNEIIEKLSNSMNFNPLPTGVCLYDFRRGNCTDGDGCFIYNCPNYITEVRFYPVLKMELELIEKEMDKLKSLGRERDWQRVYIKWECLKPLVDELEEQYHERK; encoded by the coding sequence ATGAATAAATTAGAAGAACAAGAAACTGGTCAATTGTATGCTAAGAGTATAAACTATAATGAAATAATTATTGGTAATTCAAGATTTTGCGATGATATATGGGATTTAACACCTCTTATGGAAAGTACAAATATTCACCCTTGTAGAAAAAAGATAAAATTTTTAAATATTGAAAGTGAGGATATGAAATTTACAGCTAAACAATATACTTACTATAAACTAGGACAAATATCTCCCAGAACAGTGCTAGAAAAAATTCGTACATGCTTATCAACCTTTATTAAATTTGCTAAGTTAAAAAAATTTAATAGTTTTGCTCAGGTAGATAAGGTAGTATTTTATGAGTATGTCGATTGGCTACAAAACTCCTATCGAATTCAAACTGGAAAAAATAATGGCATGCAATTATCTAGATCAACAGGCTATAAAAAATCACAGTGTATAGAAGAAATAATTAAAGTTGGTCAAATAAAAGGTTGGAACGTATGTCATTTTAATTTTACTCAAATGAATTCATGGGAACAATGGAAACCTGACGAAGGAAAAAGAGATAGAAAATACAAACCTATCCCTGAAAATGTATTTAATAGAATATTAGATTGTGCAATAAATAAAGAAAAGAATATTATAACTAAAGCAGCAATCATTATCCAGAGTCAAACTGGTTTAAGAATTTCTGAAGTATTGTCTATCAAAGAAAATTGTATTCAATCAACTGATAATAATTCTTACTATTTAGAAGTTCAAATCAGTAAGACGGTGAAAGGTGAGCCTGAAAATCATAAAGTTTTCGTAAATGAATTAGTGGTAAATGCTGTAAGAGAACTTGAGGAATCTACAAAAGAATTAAGACGAAATAGTGGATTGAGAGAACTATTTATATTTAAAAGATATGGAATAGTTGTTGTAAATCCAGAAAAATTCACAAATGATCATCTATCAAGATTCATTAAAAGGTGGAATATTATAGATGATGAAGGTAAATTATACGGACTTAGATCACATCAGTTTAGGGCGACTCTTGTTAGAGAACTTATAAAAAAACAAATTCCATTAGCGTATATAATGAAACATTTTAATCATGTAAGTATTGAAATGACAGCTCACTATCTAACATTAAGTCAAAAAGAAATTAAAGAAATGTATGCAGACATGATTCTTCGGCCACAGAGTAAATTAGGTGGAATTAAAGCAAATGAGTTAAAAACCTCTTTACAAAAAGAATTCAAGGGTAAGACAGTCAAAGAAGTAAATGAAATTATTGAAAAATTATCTAACTCTATGAATTTTAATCCGCTGCCTACTGGTGTGTGCTTGTATGATTTTAGAAGAGGTAATTGTACTGATGGGGATGGGTGTTTTATATACAATTGCCCGAACTATATAACTGAAGTGAGATTTTATCCTGTTTTGAAGATGGAACTAGAACTTATAGAGAAGGAGATGGATAAACTTAAAAGCTTAGGACGTGAAAGGGATTGGCAGAGAGTTTATATTAAATGGGAGTGTTTAAAGCCTCTTGTTGATGAGTTGGAGGAACAATATCATGAAAGGAAGTAA
- a CDS encoding DUF6262 family protein, translated as MKGSKHIRNTKSIVKMKKAENEQTIKDVNLVIDNMKCQRRSINFATVAEQANVSRGTLYNNDILKERIISLRTMERATKKGCSIEDIIIKPSNRVLEQDKKIKALCEEIRELKQKQEKLIFQLVEMKEIKAENKWLGERIKELEYIEKSVSSLK; from the coding sequence ATGAAAGGAAGTAAACATATCAGAAATACAAAAAGCATTGTAAAAATGAAAAAAGCAGAAAATGAGCAAACTATTAAAGATGTTAATTTGGTTATTGATAATATGAAATGTCAGAGAAGATCCATAAACTTTGCTACTGTTGCAGAGCAAGCAAATGTTTCTAGGGGGACTTTGTATAATAACGATATATTAAAAGAACGTATAATTAGTTTAAGGACTATGGAGAGAGCTACTAAAAAAGGCTGTTCGATAGAAGATATAATAATTAAACCAAGCAACAGGGTATTAGAGCAAGATAAAAAAATAAAAGCACTGTGTGAGGAAATCAGAGAGCTTAAGCAGAAACAGGAAAAATTAATTTTTCAACTAGTAGAGATGAAAGAAATAAAGGCTGAGAATAAATGGCTAGGAGAAAGAATTAAGGAATTGGAGTATATTGAAAAAAGTGTTTCATCTCTTAAATAA
- a CDS encoding reverse transcriptase N-terminal domain-containing protein, translated as MNFSNSTTDKTESLKDTNSLASQWESIDWSKVEHEVNRLQTRIAKATASGNRNKAKRLQYLLTHSFSAKAYAVRKVTTNKGKNTSGVDKKLWSTSASKMKAVLAVTDKHYRAKPLRRVYIAKKGKNKKRPLGIPTVNSYCTPPKTVFGF; from the coding sequence ATGAATTTTAGCAACTCAACGACGGATAAAACCGAGAGTCTAAAAGACACAAATTCGCTTGCCAGTCAATGGGAATCCATTGACTGGTCTAAAGTCGAACACGAAGTTAATAGGCTACAAACCCGAATCGCCAAGGCAACTGCAAGCGGAAACAGAAACAAAGCAAAACGGCTACAATACCTACTTACCCACTCTTTTTCAGCCAAAGCTTATGCAGTAAGAAAGGTAACAACTAATAAAGGTAAAAACACCTCAGGTGTAGACAAGAAACTATGGTCAACGTCTGCGTCTAAAATGAAAGCAGTACTTGCCGTAACAGATAAGCATTACAGAGCAAAGCCACTTAGGCGTGTCTATATCGCTAAAAAGGGCAAAAACAAGAAACGTCCATTAGGAATACCCACGGTGAATTCATACTGCACACCTCCCAAGACTGTTTTTGGTTTTTAA